The genomic window GGGCCAGCGTGGCGAAGCCCTGCCCGGCGTCGACCGCTGCGCAGATCACCGTGGCGCTGTCGCCGCTGACCCGCACGGTGGCGGTGGAGACCTCGTCCTCGCCCTCCGCGCCGAGCATGTGCACCATGCCCACCGCGTAGCCGATCCCGCGCCGCACCGCCGAGGGCTCGCCCGCGCCGCCGGGGCCGCCGGGCAGCAGCCACTCGGTGTCGGGCTCGGCCACCGGGAGCGCGGGCAGCGGGGTCTCGGCGACCGCGTCGAGCAGCGCGGCCACCGGGGCCGGGCAGGTGACGGCCTGCCCGGTGGGCAGCGCGTCGCCGGTGGCCAGCACGTTGCGCCGGCGCACCTCCAGCGGATCGAGGCCGAGCCGGGCGGCCAGCAGGTCGAGCTGCGACTCGTGGGCGAAGCAGGACTGCAGCGCGCCCTCGCCGCGCATCCGCCCGGCGGGCGGGTTGTTGGTCCGCACCGCCCAGGCGTCGACGAAGACGTTCGGGCACAGGTAGGGGCCCACCGAGAAGGCGGTGGCAGCGGCCAGCACCTCGCTCGACACGTCGGCGTAGGCGCCGCCGTCCAGCAGGATCTGTGCCTCGACCTTGACCAGCTTGCCCTGCGCGTCGGCGTGGTGGCGGTACCTCAGCAGCGCCGGGTGCCGGGCCGCGTGGGTCAGGAAGGACTCCTCGCGGGTGAGCGTCATCTTCACCGGCCGCCCGGTGCGCAGCGCCAGCAGGGCCAGCGTCGCCTGGAACGAACGGTCCTCGCGGTCCGCGGTCGCCCCGGGCACCCCGGTGACCACCAGCCGCACCCGGTCCAGCTCCAGGCCCAGGCAGGCGGCGGTGCGCTCGCGGTCGCCGTGCGGGTCGGTGGAGGACAGGTGCAGTTCGACGCCGCCGTCCGGGCGCGGCACGGCGAGGCCGGCCTCGGCGCCGATCGGGGCGGGGTCCTGGCGGCCGACCTGGTAGAGGCCCTCCACGATCACCTCGCCGACCACGTCGGGGTCGCCGGTGCGCAGCGGCAGGTGGCGCAGCAGGTTGCCGTCGGGGTGCAGGGCGGGGCCGTGGAAGGCCTGCTCGGGGTCGGTGAGCGCGTCCAGCAGCTGGTACTCGACCGCGATCGAGGCCGCCGCCAGGCGCGCGGTGTCGGGGTGGTCGGCGGCCACCGCGGCCACCGGCTCGCCGTGGTGCCGGACCACCTCGCCGGCCAGCACCGGACGCCCGCCGGGCCACAGCGGGCCGGTGCCGCTCCCACCCGCACCGGGGGCGGGCAGGTCGGCGGCGGTGAGCACCGCGTGCACGCCGGGGATCGCCAGCGCGGCCGAGGTGTCGATCGAGACGATCCGGGCGTGCGGGTGCGGCGAGCGCAGCACCGCGCCCCACAGGATCCCCTCGGCCCACAGGTCGGCAGCGTAGGGGTAGATGCCGAGCGCCTTGGGCAGCGCGTCGGTGCGCAGCGGCGAGCTGCCCAGTCCGTGCGGACCGCCCCGGCCGAAGGCCGTCACGGGCCGGCCCTGCGGCGCGCCCCCGCGCTCGGTGTCCTCGCCCGCGGTGGTGGCGGCGGTGCTGGTCTCGGTGGGCGTGGTCATGCGTGGTCGTCCTCGGGGAGGAGGAGCCCGTGGGCCGGGGTGCCCGCCTCGGGCATCCCGGGGGCGGTCTCGTAGACGGTGCCGTCGAACGGGGTGCCGGGGGCCGGGACCCCGTGCGCGGGGGT from Kitasatospora sp. NBC_01250 includes these protein-coding regions:
- a CDS encoding xanthine dehydrogenase family protein molybdopterin-binding subunit produces the protein MTTPTETSTAATTAGEDTERGGAPQGRPVTAFGRGGPHGLGSSPLRTDALPKALGIYPYAADLWAEGILWGAVLRSPHPHARIVSIDTSAALAIPGVHAVLTAADLPAPGAGGSGTGPLWPGGRPVLAGEVVRHHGEPVAAVAADHPDTARLAAASIAVEYQLLDALTDPEQAFHGPALHPDGNLLRHLPLRTGDPDVVGEVIVEGLYQVGRQDPAPIGAEAGLAVPRPDGGVELHLSSTDPHGDRERTAACLGLELDRVRLVVTGVPGATADREDRSFQATLALLALRTGRPVKMTLTREESFLTHAARHPALLRYRHHADAQGKLVKVEAQILLDGGAYADVSSEVLAAATAFSVGPYLCPNVFVDAWAVRTNNPPAGRMRGEGALQSCFAHESQLDLLAARLGLDPLEVRRRNVLATGDALPTGQAVTCPAPVAALLDAVAETPLPALPVAEPDTEWLLPGGPGGAGEPSAVRRGIGYAVGMVHMLGAEGEDEVSTATVRVSGDSATVICAAVDAGQGFATLARQIVQSVLGVSEVYVAPVDSDQSIAGPSARGRHTWVSGGAVEKAALMVRHQLLAPIAADFGMSVELLSIADGKITSYDGVLGMPVEEALEGKELWATAQCRPHPTEPLDEAGQGDAFVSIAFCAMRAVVDVDIELGAVRVVDVTVAQDVGRALNPGQIEDRIEAGVAQGVGLALLEDLRTAGGVIANPSLTGYRLPTALDTPEVRIAALLEERDVVATFGAKAVSAVPAVVAPAAVAAAVRAATSLPIGRLPIPPEDAVVLAV